From the Thermococcus sp. 21S7 genome, the window GTTCGACAAGATAGCGGAGCTCCAGAAGAAGGTGCGCGAGAACTACCTCAAGTTAGCCGAGCGCTTCCCCGAGATGAAGATAGTCAACGCCCTGGCCAGCGTGGATGACATCCACAACGATATAGTCGCGCTGGTTGAGCACGAACTCTTCAAGAGATGAGGGGTCGGCCAGTGCCAGTCTCTTCATCCGGTAGCGATCCGACCGGTAAACGCTCTTCATCCCCCTTCCTTCCTCGACGGATTCTTTTTAAAACCTTGGCATCAACTTCCTCAGGCCGATGACGAGCGTTAGCCACGCTGAGCGGTGAGGAGAAGAGGGTTAGCCGAGGCCTTAAGAGTTTTAAAACCCTCGCCGGAGAACCTCATGGTGGTTCGATGTCGCTTGAGGAATTCTACCGCCACTTCAGATGGTGGATGGATCCGGATGACGGGAGGGCCCTGAGGAGGTTCAACGCCATAGTCAGCTTTTTTGAAGGGCGGGATGTTGAGGCATCGAGGGTTCTTGACCTCTGCGCAGGGACGGGTATTGCAGGCGTGGCGGCGGCAAAGGCCCTTTCAGCATCGGGGCTGACACTGGTAGAAGCAAGAGCTGAGGACATGGAAAAAGCCATGAAATGGCTTGAACTCGCCGGTATAAGGCCCGAGCTCAGAACGGTCGCCGGCGACGTGCTCGACCTTCCATCACTGGTGGGCGAACACGACCTCGCCCTTCTATGGGGGCACACCATGCCGCACTTTGACCCCTTCGAGGCCGTAAGACTGTTTTCGGGTGTCGCATCAGTCCTGAGCGATGACGGAGCATTCTTCATTGAAGAAACCGACAGGATAAAGCGCTTCCTTTACGGCTCCGCCTACAAGGACTTCCTGGTCGAGAGGAGGACTCAGGACTACACACTCGTCTCCCTCCACGAGGGCTACGACGTCCGCAGGGGAGTCGAGAGACGGGGATACTACAGACTGCCGGGCTTTGAGAGGGTGGCCGGGATGAAGCTGAGGCTCTGGGATTTGGCCTCGCAGCTTGCCCTTGGGAGAATTTTCTTCAGGGAGGCTGAACTGGTAACGCCCAGTGAGCACGGCCTTTCGGAAGTCTCGGAGGTTCTCGTCTTCAAGCGGCCGAACAAGAGAATCGCCCGCGAGGTTTATTCTGAGTTTCAGAATTCCTTATAGCTTTATATCGAATGGGTCCTTTTTCATTATTGGGTGAGCCGATGAAGGCCCTTGAGATTAGGGGACTGAAGAAGAGTTACGGGGATTTTTTGGCACTGAAGGGAATAGACCTCACGGTCGAGGAGGGTGAGGTTTTCGCGCTCCTTGGGCCGAACGGGGCCGGAAAGACGACGCTAATAAGGATTCTGGCCGAGGGTCTGGGCTACGACTCCGGGGAGGTATCGGTCTTCGGTGAGCCTCTCTCAAAGAAGACCGCCAGACTGATTGGCTACGCACCCCAGGAGAGCGTGGCCTACGACCTCCTAACGGTCGAGGAGAACCTGCGCTTCTACGCCGACCTCTACGATGCACCGGGAGAACGGGTGGGAAAGCTCATTTCGGAGTTCTCCCTGCCCGCGAAGAAGAGAGCCAGAGAACTGAGCGGCGGTTTTAAGAGGCGCCTCAATCTGGCAATAGCTCTCCTCTACGGGCCGAAGCTCCTCATCCTGGACGAACCTTCCGCTGGCTTGGATGTGCCGTCAAGGAGGGAGCTCTGGAGCCTTATAAAAAGACTCCGCGAGGAAGGGCGGACGATACTACTTGCGACCCACTACATGGAGGAGGCGGAAGCCCTCGCCGATAGGGTGGCCATAATGAACGAGGGGAAGGTGATAGCCGTTGGAACCCCGGACGATTTGAAGTCACTCGCGGGGGAGGGAAGCGTGATACACGTCGAGGGCATCCTGAGGGGCACCGAACTCGTGAGAAAGGAGTTTCCGAGAACGATAGAACGAGAGGGGACGCTCAGAATTGGCGTGGAGGAGGCAAAGACCGCCCTGCCGAGGGTCGTTGAACTCCTTGTCGAGTCCGGGAGCGAGATACGGACGATAAGGGTTGAAGAGCCGACCCTTGAGGACGTTTTCCTGAAGCTCACGGGGAGGGGACTGGAATGAAGGCCAGAGCCATCAAGGCCATAATCGGCAAGGACTTGAGGGAAACTAGAAGGGAGAAGATGGCCCTCTTCTGGATATTCGTCTTTCCGCTCATGTGGATTACCCTGCTCGGCGGAATCTGGGGAGGCCACAACCCGCCGATAACCCTCGACGTCGGCGTCGTCTACTTCAATGAGAGCGCCCCCTTCACCGCGGGGGACATCGTTAACGTAATGGAAAACGTGACGATGGATAATGTCCACGTTTTCAAGGTCAGGAGGTACCCCAACGAGAGCGCAGGGATAGATGCCGTCAGAGCAGGAAGAATCGATGTTCTCCTAATCTTTCCAAAAGGCTTTGGGGAGAACGTTTCGAGCGGTTTTCAGGCGAAAATCTACGCCTACTTCGACAGGAGCGACCCTCAGAACTACCAGA encodes:
- a CDS encoding class I SAM-dependent methyltransferase, which codes for MSLEEFYRHFRWWMDPDDGRALRRFNAIVSFFEGRDVEASRVLDLCAGTGIAGVAAAKALSASGLTLVEARAEDMEKAMKWLELAGIRPELRTVAGDVLDLPSLVGEHDLALLWGHTMPHFDPFEAVRLFSGVASVLSDDGAFFIEETDRIKRFLYGSAYKDFLVERRTQDYTLVSLHEGYDVRRGVERRGYYRLPGFERVAGMKLRLWDLASQLALGRIFFREAELVTPSEHGLSEVSEVLVFKRPNKRIAREVYSEFQNSL
- a CDS encoding ABC transporter ATP-binding protein, with product MKALEIRGLKKSYGDFLALKGIDLTVEEGEVFALLGPNGAGKTTLIRILAEGLGYDSGEVSVFGEPLSKKTARLIGYAPQESVAYDLLTVEENLRFYADLYDAPGERVGKLISEFSLPAKKRARELSGGFKRRLNLAIALLYGPKLLILDEPSAGLDVPSRRELWSLIKRLREEGRTILLATHYMEEAEALADRVAIMNEGKVIAVGTPDDLKSLAGEGSVIHVEGILRGTELVRKEFPRTIEREGTLRIGVEEAKTALPRVVELLVESGSEIRTIRVEEPTLEDVFLKLTGRGLE